One Scophthalmus maximus strain ysfricsl-2021 chromosome 1, ASM2237912v1, whole genome shotgun sequence genomic region harbors:
- the LOC118317010 gene encoding radixin isoform X1 produces the protein MPKPINVRVTTMDAELEFAIQPNTTGKQLFDQVVKTVGLREVWFFGLQYVDSKGYSTWLKLNKKVTQQDVKKENPLQFKFRAKFFPEDVSEELIQEITQRLFFLQVKENILNDENYCPPETAVLLASYSVQAKYGDYNKDVHKSGYLTHDRLLPQRVLEQHKLTKEQWEDRIQTWHEEHRGMLREDSMMEYLKIAQDLEMYGVNYFEIKNKKGTQLWLGVDALGLNIYEHEDKLTPKIGFPWSEIRNISFNDKKFVIKPIDKKAPDFVFYAPRLRINKRILALCMGNHELYMRRRKPDTIEVQQMKAQAREEKHHKQMERAQLENEKKKREHAEKEKERIEREKDELMDRLRNIEEQTMRAQKELEEQTRRALELEQERKRAREEAERLERERQTAEEAKAELAKQAADQQKNQEQLASELAEFTAKIALLEDAKRKKEDEATEWQHKALSAQEDLEKTKEELKTAVAVVPAPPGGNAESEHDEQDENHAEASAELSNEGVSQMDLRSEEARVTEAQKNERVKQQLQTLSSELAQARDETKKTQNDVLHAENVKAGRDKYKTLRQIRQGNTKQRIDEFESM, from the exons atCAACGTCCGTGTCACCACCATGGATGCCGAGCTGGAGTTTGCCATCCAACCTAACACCACAGGAAAGCAGCTCTTCGACCAG GTGGTGAAGACAGTGGGTCTGCGGGAGGTCTGGTTCTTTGGCCTTCAGTATGTGGACAGTAAAGGTTATTCGACCTGGCTCAAACTCAATAAGAAG GTGACCCAGCAGGATGTGAAGAAAGAGAACCCGCTGCAGTTCAAGTTCAGAGCCAAATTCTTCCCCGAGGATGTTTCAGAGGAGCTAATCCAGGAGATCACCCAGAGACTCTTCTTTCTGCAG gtGAAGGAAAACATCCTGAACGATGAGAACTACTGTCCCCCAGAAACGGCTGTGTTACTGGCATCATACTCTGTCCAGGCCAAGTACGGAGACTACAACAAAGACGTCCACAAGTCAGGCTACCTTACCCACGACCGACTGCTGCCTCAGAG agTCCTTGAGCAACACAAGCTGACCAAGGAGCAGTGGGAGGACCGGATACAGACTTGGCACGAAGAACACAGAGGAATGCTCAG agagGACTCGATGATGGAGTATCTTAAAATCGCCCAGGACTTGGAGATGTATGGCGTCAACTACTTTGAGATCAAAAACAAGAAGGGCACACAGCTGTGGCTGGGCGTGGACGCCCTGGGACTCAATATCTACGAACATGAAGACAA gttgACACCCAAGATTGGTTTCCCCTGGAGCGAGATTCGAAACATCTCTTTCAATGACAAGAAGTTCGTCATCAAACCTATTGACAAGAAAGCACCT GACTTTGTGTTTTATGCCCCACGACTGCGCATCAACAAGCGCATCCTGGCGTTGTGTATGGGAAACCACGAGTTGTACATGAGAAGGAGGAAGCCCGACACCATCGAGGTGCAACAGATGAAAGCTCAGGCTCGGGAGGAAAAGCACCATAAACAAATGGAGAG GGCCCAGCTGgagaacgagaagaagaagcgaGAGCAcgcggagaaagaaaaggaaaggataGAGCGCGAGAAAGACGAGCTCATGGATAGGCTAAGAAATATTGAAGAGCAGACAATGAGAGCTCAAAAAG AGCTCGAGGAACAGACCCGTCGGGcactggagctggagcaggagaggaaaagagcgagggaggaggctgagaggctggagagagagaggcagacggcCGAGGAGGCCAAGGCAGAGCTGGCCAAGCAGGCTGCAGACCAGCAGAAGAACCAGGAGCAACTG GCCTCTGAACTGGCAGAATTCACAGCCAAGATCGCTCTCCTGGAGGATgccaagaggaagaaagaagacgAGGCCACAGAATGGCAGCACAAG GCTCTGTCGGCCCAGGAGGACTTGGAGAAGaccaaggaggagctgaagacgGCGGTGGCAGTGGTGCCGGCGCCTCCAGGCGGCAATGCCGAGAGCGAGCACGATGAGCAGGACGAGAACCACGCAGAGGCCAGCGCCGAGCTGTCCAACGAGGGCGTCAGCCAGATGGACCTCCGCAGCGAAGAGGCGCGCGTCACCGAGGCCCAGAAGAATGAGAGGGtcaagcagcagctgcag ACATTAAGTTCAGAGTTGGCCCAGGCCAGAGATGAAACCAAGAAGACGCAGAACGACGTGCTACACGCCGAGAATGTGAAAGCAGGCCGAGACAAATACAAGACGCTCCGCCAGATCCGACAGGGCAACACAAAGCAGCGCATCGATGAAtttgagtccatgtga
- the LOC118317010 gene encoding radixin isoform X2, producing MDAELEFAIQPNTTGKQLFDQVVKTVGLREVWFFGLQYVDSKGYSTWLKLNKKVTQQDVKKENPLQFKFRAKFFPEDVSEELIQEITQRLFFLQVKENILNDENYCPPETAVLLASYSVQAKYGDYNKDVHKSGYLTHDRLLPQRVLEQHKLTKEQWEDRIQTWHEEHRGMLREDSMMEYLKIAQDLEMYGVNYFEIKNKKGTQLWLGVDALGLNIYEHEDKLTPKIGFPWSEIRNISFNDKKFVIKPIDKKAPDFVFYAPRLRINKRILALCMGNHELYMRRRKPDTIEVQQMKAQAREEKHHKQMERAQLENEKKKREHAEKEKERIEREKDELMDRLRNIEEQTMRAQKELEEQTRRALELEQERKRAREEAERLERERQTAEEAKAELAKQAADQQKNQEQLASELAEFTAKIALLEDAKRKKEDEATEWQHKALSAQEDLEKTKEELKTAVAVVPAPPGGNAESEHDEQDENHAEASAELSNEGVSQMDLRSEEARVTEAQKNERVKQQLQTLSSELAQARDETKKTQNDVLHAENVKAGRDKYKTLRQIRQGNTKQRIDEFESM from the exons ATGGATGCCGAGCTGGAGTTTGCCATCCAACCTAACACCACAGGAAAGCAGCTCTTCGACCAG GTGGTGAAGACAGTGGGTCTGCGGGAGGTCTGGTTCTTTGGCCTTCAGTATGTGGACAGTAAAGGTTATTCGACCTGGCTCAAACTCAATAAGAAG GTGACCCAGCAGGATGTGAAGAAAGAGAACCCGCTGCAGTTCAAGTTCAGAGCCAAATTCTTCCCCGAGGATGTTTCAGAGGAGCTAATCCAGGAGATCACCCAGAGACTCTTCTTTCTGCAG gtGAAGGAAAACATCCTGAACGATGAGAACTACTGTCCCCCAGAAACGGCTGTGTTACTGGCATCATACTCTGTCCAGGCCAAGTACGGAGACTACAACAAAGACGTCCACAAGTCAGGCTACCTTACCCACGACCGACTGCTGCCTCAGAG agTCCTTGAGCAACACAAGCTGACCAAGGAGCAGTGGGAGGACCGGATACAGACTTGGCACGAAGAACACAGAGGAATGCTCAG agagGACTCGATGATGGAGTATCTTAAAATCGCCCAGGACTTGGAGATGTATGGCGTCAACTACTTTGAGATCAAAAACAAGAAGGGCACACAGCTGTGGCTGGGCGTGGACGCCCTGGGACTCAATATCTACGAACATGAAGACAA gttgACACCCAAGATTGGTTTCCCCTGGAGCGAGATTCGAAACATCTCTTTCAATGACAAGAAGTTCGTCATCAAACCTATTGACAAGAAAGCACCT GACTTTGTGTTTTATGCCCCACGACTGCGCATCAACAAGCGCATCCTGGCGTTGTGTATGGGAAACCACGAGTTGTACATGAGAAGGAGGAAGCCCGACACCATCGAGGTGCAACAGATGAAAGCTCAGGCTCGGGAGGAAAAGCACCATAAACAAATGGAGAG GGCCCAGCTGgagaacgagaagaagaagcgaGAGCAcgcggagaaagaaaaggaaaggataGAGCGCGAGAAAGACGAGCTCATGGATAGGCTAAGAAATATTGAAGAGCAGACAATGAGAGCTCAAAAAG AGCTCGAGGAACAGACCCGTCGGGcactggagctggagcaggagaggaaaagagcgagggaggaggctgagaggctggagagagagaggcagacggcCGAGGAGGCCAAGGCAGAGCTGGCCAAGCAGGCTGCAGACCAGCAGAAGAACCAGGAGCAACTG GCCTCTGAACTGGCAGAATTCACAGCCAAGATCGCTCTCCTGGAGGATgccaagaggaagaaagaagacgAGGCCACAGAATGGCAGCACAAG GCTCTGTCGGCCCAGGAGGACTTGGAGAAGaccaaggaggagctgaagacgGCGGTGGCAGTGGTGCCGGCGCCTCCAGGCGGCAATGCCGAGAGCGAGCACGATGAGCAGGACGAGAACCACGCAGAGGCCAGCGCCGAGCTGTCCAACGAGGGCGTCAGCCAGATGGACCTCCGCAGCGAAGAGGCGCGCGTCACCGAGGCCCAGAAGAATGAGAGGGtcaagcagcagctgcag ACATTAAGTTCAGAGTTGGCCCAGGCCAGAGATGAAACCAAGAAGACGCAGAACGACGTGCTACACGCCGAGAATGTGAAAGCAGGCCGAGACAAATACAAGACGCTCCGCCAGATCCGACAGGGCAACACAAAGCAGCGCATCGATGAAtttgagtccatgtga